The following proteins come from a genomic window of Coffea arabica cultivar ET-39 chromosome 11c, Coffea Arabica ET-39 HiFi, whole genome shotgun sequence:
- the LOC113716966 gene encoding glycosyltransferase BC10, producing the protein MTMFVKKLSVRVEREDREGSFEVATTIVFCISMAFFLLILGMFINDHLKKYSIYDDLYFAQPTAYSLSLSSQNQCNSSSDSSLSTSQSNYSSDNTTDTLMDLASQQGLWHSMSDEELLWRASLVPHITEYPFNRTPKIAFMFLTRGSLPLAPLWEVFFKGHQGFFSIYLHTSPEFTNEPPESSVFYKRRIPSKHVQWGRVTMIDAEKRLLANALLDHSNERFILLSEACIPIFNFTTIYNYLINANQSFLSTFDDPRPIGRGRYNKRMWPMITLSDWRKGSQWFEANRKLAIEIVSDVKLYPIFRDLCMPPCYMDEHYLPTLVTKVCPELTSNRTITWTDWSTGGSHPRTFMRNDITEPFLNQARFGVNCSYNGEISSVCHLFARKFHPSTLQPLLGIAPKLLGFTT; encoded by the exons ATGACAATGTTTGTGAAGAAACTCAGTGTTCGCGTTGAAAGAGAAGATAGGGAAGGGAGTTTTGAAGTTGCCACCACTATAGTCTTCTGTATTTCTATGGCATTTTTTCTTCTAATTCTGGGAATGTTCATCAATGATCATCTCAAAAAGTACTCAATCTATGATGACTTGTACTTCGCTCAACCCACTGCCTATTCTCTGTCTCTATCCTCACAAAACCAATGCAACTCTTCCTCAGACTCATCTCTTTCAACTTCACAGTCTAATTATAGTTCAGATAATACCACTGATACATTGATGGATTTGGCATCTCAACAAGGTCTTTGGCACTCAATGAGTGATGAAGAATTGCTTTGGAGGGCCTCTTTGGTACCTCATATAACTGAATACCCATTCAATCGTACCCCCAAAATTGCATTCATGTTCTTGACTAGGGGAAGCTTACCCTTGGCACCACTCTGGGAAGTGTTTTTCAAAGGACATCAGGGCTTCTTCTCAATTTACCTTCATACATCTCCAGAGTTCACCAATGAGCCTCCTGAATCATCTGTATTTTACAAGCGACGAATACCAAGCAAG CATGTTCAATGGGGAAGAGTGACAATGATTGATGCAGAGAAACGTCTACTAGCAAATGCCCTCCTTGACCATTCCAACGAGAGATTCATATTACTCTCAGAAGCCTGCATTCCCATATTCAACTTCACTACCATCTACAACTACCTCATCAACGCCAACCAAAGCTTTCTCAGCACATTTGACGATCCCAGGCCAATAGGCCGAGGAAGATACAACAAGAGAATGTGGCCAATGATTACACTGTCAGATTGGAGAAAAGGGTCACAGTGGTTTGAAGCCAACAGAAAGCTAGCAATTGAAATTGTCTCTGATGTAAAATTGTACCCAATTTTCAGAGACCTTTGCATGCCCCCTTGCTACATGGATGAGCATTATTTACCAACGCTGGTGACAAAAGTTTGTCCTGAGTTGACATCAAATAGGACTATAACTTGGACTGATTGGTCTACAGGAGGTTCACATCCTAGAACATTTATGAGGAATGATATCACAGAACCATTTCTGAATCAAGCTCGTTTTGGGGTCAATTGTAGTTACAATGGTGAGATTAGCTCAGTTTGTCACCTTTTTGCAAGAAAGTTTCATCCAAGCACTCTTCAGCCTTTGCTTGGGATTGCTCCAAAATTACTAGGATTCACTACTTAG
- the LOC113716451 gene encoding glycosyltransferase BC10-like, producing MMKDQKLTSGFPSLKFFNGPLQYVNLLTFLLFFAFGLTAGVFLSLQFKNVTFNLLVNDGQISLSSSPSRPSPPPPVTTALPPPPGKVMKHKGLADLLEPPDIMHDMNDEELLWKASMTPKIQEFPFKRVPKVAFMFLTRGPVSLAPLWEKFFKGHKGLYSIYVHPNPSYNGSEPEGSVFHGRRIPSKEVQWGNVNMIEAERRLLANALLDVSNQRFVLVSEACIPLFNFSIVYNYLMNSTLSHVEVYDQAGPVGRGRYSRQMQPLIKLEDWRKGSQWFEMDRDLALEVISDKTYFPAFQRYCKGSCYADEHYLPTFVNMKFGKKTSKRTLTRVDWSKGGPHPMSFYRDRVTAELLEKMRSGSNCVHNGSKNDTCHLFARKFPPQSLDRLVRFAPKLMHFNQ from the exons ATGATGAAGGACCAAAAGCTTACTTCTGGCTTTCCATCACTGAAGTTCTTCAATGGTCCATTGCAGTATGTGAATCTCTTGACCTTTTTGTTGTTCTTTGCCTTTGGTTTGACTGCCGGAGTATTTCTTAGTTTGCAATTCAAAAACGTCACATTCAATTTACTGGTCAATGATGGCCAAATCTCTCTATCTTCATCACCATCACGGccatcaccaccaccaccagtaACAACGGCATTGCCGCCGCCGCCAGGGAAGGTGATGAAGCATAAAGGGTTGGCGGATTTACTAGAGCCACCTGATATTATGCACGATATGAACGATGAGGAGCTCCTGTGGAAAGCTTCAATGACTCCTaagattcaagaatttccaTTCAAACGCGTCCCCAAGGTTGCATTCATGTTTCTGACGAGAGGGCCGGTGAGCTTAGCACCCCTCTGGGAGAAATTCTTCAAAGGGCATAAGGGGCTTTACTCCATTTATGTGCATCCAAATCCATCATACAATGGATCAGAGCCGGAAGGTTCTGTGTTTCATGGCCGGAGAATTCCCAGTAAG GAAGTTCAATGGGGAAATGTTAATATGATTGAAGCTGAAAGAAGATTACTAGCCAATGCTCTACTTGACGTATCAAACCAACGTTTTGTTCTCGTATCTGAAGCATGCATACCTCTATTCAACTTCTCCATTGTCTATAATTATCTAATGAACTCAACATTGAGTCATGTGGAGGTATACGATCAAGCCGGTCCGGTGGGACGTGGCCGATACAGTAGGCAAATGCAGCCCTTGATCAAACTTGAAGATTGGAGAAAGGGTTCCCAATGGTTTGAAATGGATAGAGATCTTGCCCTTGAGGTTATCTCAGATAAGACGTATTTTCCAGCCTTCCAACGCTATTGCAAGGGCTCATGCTATGCTGATGAACATTATTTGCCAACATTTGTGAACATGAAATTTGGGAAGAAGACTTCTAAAAGAACTTTGACTCGTGTTGATTGGTCCAAGGGAGGACCTCACCCCATGAGCTTTTATAGAGATAGAGTAACTGCGGAGCTTCTGGAGAAGATGAGGAGTGGAAGCAATTGCGTGCACAATGGGAGCAAAAACGATACTTGTCACTTGTTTGCAAGGAAGTTCCCACCTCAGTCTTTGGATAGATTGGTGAGGTTTGCACCAAAGCTCATGCACTTCAACCAATAA